GGTGTTACATGGACTCCCGGACTCCCCTGTTTCAAGGGGCTAGCTTGACTGATTCCCCTTGAAATAGGTATAATAACTCATATCAATCCACATTTAGAAGCGTTGAGAAAGACACCAATGTTAGAAATGGACGGTACAGAGAGAGGAACCTTGGCTGCAAGTTCCTTCCGAAACCAACTGGCATTGACCCCTTTCGAGCTGCAGAGTTGAATTCGTAATCACCAACGTGAGTGCGTTAGTATTCCCTGCCGGGTCATGACCGTTATACATGCCTGAGAACTGGTTGTTATCTATTGCCAGTTGATGGAGGGTGGAACCACGGGCCGCATACAGAGCACCCGTCCCTTTCGGGACGAGGTGTTTTTTTGTACGCCAGAATAGTATAAATTTCAATGTCTTTATACTCATCTGATCGCTCGATACAAACGTTTACCTCCGTCCTAAGGACGGTGAATCCGTTTTACTTGTACGCCGGAAAAGGTATAAACTTTATGTTTTCACATTAAAGGGAGGAAGAGAAATGTCTGTTCAAGTAACATTGCCTGATGGAGCGGTACGGACTTATGATGCAGGTGTAACTGTTGAGGATGTAGCTTTTTCTATAAGTCCTGGACTTAAGAAGGTTGCGGTTGCGGGAAAAGTAAATGGGAAGGTAGTAGATGTCAGTACACCGATTTCTGAAGATGTAGCGCTTGAAATCGTTACATTGGATAATGCTGAAGGTCTAGAGGTTATGCGCCACAGTACGGCTCATTTGCTCGCACAAGCGATTAAACGAATTTATGGTGCTGACAAGGTGAAGCTCGGAATTGGTCCGGTGATCGAGGATGGCTTCTATTACGATATCGATTTGGAGCAATCCATTACTCCTGAGGATCTTGTGAAAATCGAGAAGGAAATGGATAAGATCGTTAAAGAGAATTTGCCCATCACAAGACGTGAGGTTAGCAGGGAAGAGGCTCTTCGCATATTTGAAGAAGCTTCGGATCCCTTAAAGCTTGAGCTGATCCGTGATTTGCCTGAAGGCGTAGCGATTACCATCTATGATCAAGGGGAGTTTTTCGACCTTTGTCGTGGACCTCACCTACCATCAACTGGACGAATTAAAACGTTTAAGCTGCTGAGTGTTGCGGGTGCCTATTGGCGTGGAGATAGCAAAAACAAGATGCTGCAGCGGATTTACGGTACAGCTTTCGCGAAGAAAACGGAGCTGGAGGAGCATCTTCATTTTCTGGAGGAAGCTAAGAAGCGGGATCATCGTAAGCTCGGCCGTGAGCTGAAAATGTTTACTTTTTCCCGTGAGGTAGGTCAAGGATTGCCGTTATGGCTTCCATATGGAGCGAAGGTGCGTCAAACGCTTGAACGTTATATCGTAGATTTGGAAGAAAGACTTGGATATAGTCATGTATATACGCCTGTGTTAGCGAATGTTGATTTATATAAAATATCTGGTCACTGGGAGCATTATCAAGAGGATATGTTTCCTAAAATGACTTTGGATAACGAAGAGCTAGTTCTTCGTCCAATGAACTGTCCGCACCATATGATGGTATACAAGAGTGATATGCGCAGCTACCGCGATCTACCTGTCCGTATTGCTGAGTTGGGCACTATGCACCGTTATGAAATGTCTGGAGCGTTAACAGGCTTACACCGGGTACGTGCAATGACGCTAAATGATGCTCATATCTTTTGTCGGATGGATCAAATTAAAGAAGAGTTCACTCGCGTAGTAAATCTTATTCGCCAAGTGTACGAGGATTTCGGCATTAAGGAGTACCGTTTCCGTCTGTCTTACCGGGATCCGAAGGATACTGAGAAGTACTGGCCGGACGATGAAATGTGGGATACAACGCAAAGAATGCTGCGTGAGGTAGTGGAAGAGCTTGATTTACCTTTCTTCGAAGCAGAAGGTGAAGCGGCATTCTATGGTCCGAAGCTTGATGTGCAAATTAAAACTGCGCTAGGCAAGGAAGAAACATTGTCGACTGCGCAGATCGATGTTCTACTTCCAGAACGCTTTCAATTGGAATATGTCGGGGAGGATGGCAAGAAGCACCGTCCTGTCGTTATTCACCGAGGTATCATAAGCACAATGGAGCGCATGACAGCATTCCTGCTGGAAAACTTCGCAGGTGCTCTGCCATTGTGGCTGTCGCCGGTACAAGCTAAGCTCATTCCTGTAAATCCAATCTATGAGCCTTTTGTTAAAGAGGTTGAGGAGAAGCTACAGCGTGCGGGTGTACGAGTAGAATCGGATTTACGCAATGAGAAGCTCGGCTACAAAATTAGAGAAGCGCAGCTTGAGAAAATACCGTATATGCTTGTTATCGGGGAAAATGAGTCGCTTAACGGAACTGTATCTGTTCGTCGTCGTGGAGAAGGCGATCTTGGCGCTCAAGCGGTTGAAGAGTTTGTTACTCGTATTACCGGTGAAATAGCATCTAAACGAATTGACTAAGGACTCTATTGTCCCTTTAGGTAGTTAGATGAGGTTGCCCTTAAGTTTATGACTTATGGGCGCCTCTTTTTCTTACAATATAAGAAATTATAAAATCAGTACCCTATTTAAGCGATGCCAGACAGTTTATAACCTACCGAATTCCACTACTTCTGCTACAATCTGCATACCGATTACGATCTTGCTTGCGGCAGCTCGTGTCCTAGCTAACGAACCGTATCGTGCTTATTACCGAAAAATTAACTACTAATTTGTTCTTACGAACTGCATTGGCGCTATTGAGTAAAATATAGGAGGAACGACGCTACTTTACTGGATATAAGATGTCTGGAGTTCGTAAAAATATAAAACCATTAGATTTTGATCAAATAAGAGTTACTGAGTTCCTAAGCAATATGTGACGCAATTCATTTCTAAATAACCTCCGACATAAACGTTGAACGCAGTGAAAAGACGGCGTCAGCCGTTTATGTTTGTGTATAGCGTATGTATGTCGTTTATTTTCTAGTAAATGTAAATTATTCTCTTTTTCTCGCGTTTATGATAGAATGAGAGATACTTCAAATATGCATCCTTTTAGGAGTGGCTGGATACATGAACTTCCTCCGTGATTCTAATTTACCGGAAGCATTCTGGTCAGAAGATGAAGTGTTGGGCGAGCTATATACTCAGATGTTAAAGGTCGTTCGCCATAAGCTGTGGCACAAGAGCGACGCGGGTGATGTGGTGCAAGAGGCTTGGGTGCGTATTCTAGAAAAGAGGTCTACGCTCCGTCACAAAGAAAAGCTAATTCCATGGGCGAAAGCGATTGCTTCTAACCTTGCCTCCAATGCCAATCGGGCAAGGCGCCATGAGAAGATGTTCGATCACCTAGAGGATGAGTTTGCCGGAACGACACCAGTCTTTGATTCAGAATCGATGATGGAGCTGTCCGATTTGTTAGGACGGTTGGATCCAGTGACAAGAACGCTGCTTCTTTACAAATTTTATTATGGGTTGAAGGATGCTGAAATCGCTTCAGCACTCCAGTTGCCGGTGGGGACGGTCAAAGCCCGAATCCATCGTGGTAAGGCCAGATTAAAAACTCAGGCAAAAGCAGAAGAAAGCCATACATAATCCCATTACTCACTGTTCATGATAAAGTCATGGAGGTGAGAACAACAATGGCAAAGAACAAAAAGCAAAAAGCCGGTAATGCAAATGCCAATGAGTTTCAGACAGAGTTTGCAACCGAATCCAATGCGACTAACAGCAGCGGTACCAATAAAGCTGCGCAAAAAAATTCGCAATCCAATCGATAACGAACAATTACTGCGTCACGTTTAGGTCAGGTTAATAACTGAATAACACGATTAAAGAGAGGATCCTCAAGGGGATCCTTTCTTTTTGTCGAAAAACGGTATATAATGTTAGAAAATCTAACGTAATTTGACAAATAACATGTCGGAGTGATGAGTGATGGCGCAATGGCAACGGTGGCTTCGGAGTTACGGGAAGGGATTAAATAAAATTCAGAGACCGAATCAATCAAATGTTTCCGCGCTGGAAGACAATGCTTCCACTAGCGCAAATCCGGAAACGCTCCGCCATATGGTGGAGGAAGCTGTAGTCATATCGGATCGTCTTCAGGCAGCCGTATCAGAAGTGGACTCAAGTATGGGTCAATTGAATATTATTGCCGATCGAGTAACTGAGCAGGAAGAGAAGCTGAGGGAAAACAGCAAAACTGCGATGACTCGATTAGATGAAGCCTTCTCCTCGCTGCAAGAGGTAGCAGCTGCATCACAAGAAATTCGTGGTGTTACGGAGGAGTTAAATTCGCAAAGCCGGAAGACTAAGGATGTTGTTATTGATGTATGTCGTTCGCTTAATCATACCGACGAAGTGATGAACGATCTATCCAAAAATCACGGCACGATGGAGGAGCGGGTAAATGGATTAATTGCCCAAGCATCTAAAATCGGTGAAATTAATGAATTGATTCAGGAAATTGTTACCCAGACATCGCTACTTGCTCTCAATGCAGCAATCGAGGCAGCGCACGCTGGAGAACACGGCCGTGGGTTTGCCATAGTGGCTCAAGAAATCCGGAAGCTGGCTGAGCAAAGCGGACAGGCTGTTAAGCGCTCGACCAGCATAGTTCAAAATATCGAGTCGGGTATTCGCCAAGTCGTTAGCTCAGTTGAACGTGAAAAAAACTCTGTATCCCTCGGTTTGGAGGAAATGAACAAAACGCGGGAGAAGATGGATATTATCTTTAACTCCTTCTCGGAGGTCGATGTACACGTTAGTAAAACATTGGAATTTGCAGTTGGACAAGCGAATCTAACAGCTGCAACGAATACGATGCTTGAGCAGGTTGTCGAATCTGTGGGTTTGACTATGGGCAGCGTGGATGATACTTTGGCTCAGAACAAACAGCAAAGAACGGAAATCAACAATCTTGGACGAGTATCGGAGCAGCTTAAGGAATCAGCTGATGAGCTGGTAAGCGCTATACAAAGCACTGGAGGGCTTGTATGGGAGGGTGCTGTCGCTACGGATACTTCGCGTTGGACCGAGCTATTACGTACATTAACTTCTAATCCTGATCTTGCTGGGATGGCTATGGAAGTGCATCGTGAAGTTTTGGGCAGTTGTCTTACGCGGACTACGGGCATGGAGGCGATATGGTCAAACCGAAGCGACGGCTCGTTTGTTTATTCTGAGCCGGCGGCGGGATTGCTGAATGCAAGAGGGCGCGAATGGTGGAAGCGGGCAATGGCTGGGGATATTTATATTTCTGAGGTCTACATATCTGCTATAACGAAACGACCATGCTTAACCGTCTCAATGTCACTACGGAGTAATGATGGAGTGGCTATTGGAGTCATTGGCATTGATATTGTGGTTTCTTAACCATGTCATGGCCAACGAATCAAACAGAGCTTTCCTCTCTGCGGGCAAGTTGCTCGAAAAATTAGCGCAACTCGCCCCAAGAGTGCCCCACTGCGAGCGAGTAGCTCAAAATATTCGTACATCTCGCCCCAAGCAAGCTCTCTGAGGGCGAGTAGCTCGAAATATTCGTGCATCTCGCCCCAAGCAAGCTCTTTGAGGGCGAGTAGCACGAAAAATTAGCACAACTCTCCCCAAACATGCCTCACTGTGGGCGAGTAACTCGAAATATTGGCACATCTCGCCCCAAGTAAGCTCTCTGAGAGCGAGTAGCACGAAAAATTAGCACAACTCTCCCCAAACATACCTCACTGCGAGCGAGTAGCTCGAAATATTCGTACATCTCGCCCCAAGCAAGCTCTCTGAGAGCGAGTAGCACGAAAAATTAGCACAACTCTCCCCAAACATACCTCACTGCGAGCGAGTAGCACGAAAAATTAGCACAACTCTCCCCAAACATACCTTACTGCGGGCGAGTAACTCGAAATATTCGTACATCTCGCCCCAAGTAAGCTCTCTGAGAGCGAGTAGCACGAAAAATTAGCACAACTCTCCCCAAACATGCCCCACTGCGTGCGAGTAGCTCAAAATGTTAGTCAAGCAAGGGACAGCCGCTCTGACTTACCCCTTAATGTTCAATCAATCACCTCGGTCTGTAGACCGAGGCAAACTTACAACTCGCGCCGCTGTTAATTCTTGTAGTTTATTCGGTATACTGATTACAATAAGAAATAAGTAAAGTTGTAACGGAGGATAAAGCTATGCAATCATCGACCATGCATAGAATGCTATGGGGAATTGTTGTCGTCATTATCGGAGTCGTCTTCTTATTGAACCAAACAGGACTAGTAAGTATTAACATTGGACAATTGATGTCGACTTTCTGGCCGGTCTTACTAATTGTGTTCGGGTTTCAAGGGCTAGTTCAGCAGCGTGGAAACGCTTATTTGTGGAATTTACTAACGGTTATTATCGGATTTTTGTTTTTGGGGCGGAATATGGGATGGATGGATTGGAGCTTCTCCGATATGTTCCGGTTTATTGGTCCGATTGCCATCATTATTTGGGGCTTTAACATGATTTTTTGTGGTAATCGTCGTAAGAATAAGCGGCGTGATGAGGAGAGCAAGGAGCAGTGGAGCCACTTCACACCCCCTACTTCTTCTGCACCTCCAGGACCTCCTCCAGCACCTCCTGCTTGGGATGAATTTGACCGGAGGGAATCAGGAGAATTTAGCCAACAGCCTAAGCAGTCTTATTCAGAGCAATCTTCGTCCACTAGTGAAGGGCAGTCGAATCCCAAGAAGGCTTCCTTCTATGGATGGGAGCAGAGGCATGAGCATCGAGACTGGTGGAAGGCCAACGATTGGCATAACCCGAATCGGGTGAACCATAGTCGGTTTATCGGGGATGTGCATCTTGGCAATGATTATTGGGAGCTTAAACCAATGAGCATTTCACATTTTATAGGCGACACAACTCTTGATTTAACTAAAGCGCAAATTCCGATTGGCGAAACAAGGGTATATGTTTCCTCATTTATTGGGGATGTGAAGGTATATGTTCCTAATGATCATAGCGTAGGGCTGCAGATTGTATCTAGCTGCTTGATCGGAGATGTTAAAGTGCTAGATCAAAAGCGCGGAGGTTTTTTTAACCAAATGTCAGTGGAAACACCAAGATATGCAGATACCGATAAACGCGTAGTGCTTATCGTCAGCAGCTTTATTGGCGATGTACGCGTGACGAAGGTAGGCTAAGCGATGTTGAAAACGGTCCGTACTAGTAAATGGGCTTCATCTATCTATGCAGGATTGACAGCATTTGCTTTGATGGTGCTGCTGTACTATTGCTGGGTTAACCAAACTGATAATCCTCCTTCAATTAGAACTTGGCTGGGCTGGACCAGTATAATCGCGCTTGGACAGATGGCTATTTCTTATGGTTTTGCTCAAAGCACACAACGGAAGCTTGATCAAATGCAGCTTGTCATGAAACAAGCTTCTGCAGGGCATTGGGATTTACGCTTACCAGAGGTTGAAGGAGATGCCTTCACTGGGGCGAATCGAGAGCTAAATCATTTGCTTAAACAGCTAGAATCCAAGCTCAAGCTTCTCCAGCAGCTAGGCGAAAGAGAGGCGCTGGTAGAAGCATCCTCTCAGGAAGCTGCTGTGCTTGAGGAAAGAAGACGGCTTGCCAGGGATTTGCATGACACAGTTAGCCAGCAATTGTTTGCCTTACACATGTCGGCCTCTGCCTTGCCAAAGCTGTTGGAGCGAGATGCTGATCAGGCGCAGAGGGTAATGGAGCAGCTAATTGCAATGTCTTCCTCTGCGCAACGTCAAATGCGTGGGCTCATTGCTCAACTAAGGCCTATGGAATTGCAAGGTAGAACGCTTGAAGAAGCGTTAGAACGTTGGTTTCCCGAGTATTGTAGACAGAATGGGCTTCAAGGAACACTTGAAATCCAAAAAAAAGGCTTGTTATCTGAAGCGATTGAGCATCAGTTGTTCCTTGTTATTCAAGAGGCGATGGCCAACGTGGTTAAGCATGCGGAAGCGCAGGCCGTTCGCCTGTTTCTGGGAGAAACGGATAGTCAAATTTCCCTCACTATAGAAGATAATGGCTCGGGGTTCAGGGGAGAGCAGGTTAGAGAAGGGGCTTACGGCTTGTCTACTATGCGCGAGCGTGCTCAGAAGCTTGGCGGTGAAGCGGAGATTGTCACTAAGCTGGGCTCAGGTACCCGCGTAAGGGTTTGGTTCCCGAAATTTGAATCAGAATCACTATAATAATAAGCTAATTGGGCATAGGAGCGTATGGAGATGACAGAGCTACCGGGTTCCCCATGGAAAGTACTTATCGTGGATGACCATGAGATGGTTAGAATGGGCTTGCGTACTTATTTAATGCTAGATTCGAGATTTGAAGTCATAGGGGAAGCTGCGAGTGGTAAGGCTGCTATAGAATCATTAGAGATCGGTGGCTACCAAGGGGCAATGCCACAAATTGTGCTAATGGATTTAATGATGCCTGAGATGAATGGCGTTGATGCTACGCGAATTCTCATTAGTAAATATCCTGAGCTTAGAATCATTATTCTTACGAGCTTCCTTGAGGATGAGAAGGTAGTGGCAGCGATTGAAGCGGGAGCAGTCAGCTATGTGTTGAAAACGGTATCTGCAGAGGAGTTAATCTATGCCATGCAGGGGGCCGTTAAGAACATGCCGGTTATGAGTAGTGATGTCTCACAAGCTCTAACACGCGGGCTTCGTAAACGTTCTACAAGTCATGAGGTTGAGGGTTTAACGGAGCGAGAGCGTGAGGTTCTTCTCCTTATAGCAGAAGGGAAGTCCAATAAGGACATTGGTGATGAACTGCACATTAGCATCAAAACAGTAAAAACACACGTCAGCAATCTGCTTATGAAATGTGATTTAGAGGATCGAACCCAGCTTGCAATCTATGCTCATCGAAAAGGATGGGCGAAAGAGGAATAAATATTGGACTAATGGAAACGATAGTAAGAAAAAAAGGGGATTTTCACAGGATGCACGCTATTCCCTCCACACTAACCTCGCAGGTGAAGGACTTTGTAATTACAAAAAATGCATTATCGGAAGTGGGATTTACTTTAGGTGGTAATTGGGATTATGTCCACGGCTCGTTCGATTGTGCTTTGGACGATGCGAATAAAGTATGGCTACGCTTGCCGTTTAATGTAACCGTCGGCGATCTGGACAGCGAATCTCAAGAGAGCGATGCAGAAATTCAGTTTAATGAGCCGTATGTTCTAAAGCATGTATATAATGAAGGTTTAGACCATGAGGCTCAGCCACGTGCAATGGGGGCATTATTCGATCAGTTTTCCGATCCAGTGGATTCTGATGATGAAATCGAGTCGCATTGGATCGAACAAGCTAAGAAGAAGCTGGCTAGTGTAGAAGCGATCTATCCGCAATAAGACAAGCGGCACGCAGGTGCCGTTTCTTTATTGTCTCTGGAGACATTTTTTCTCCGCTTTTACTTCATCTTCATTTAAGTTTAAGATAGTTTTAAGGTAACTGGTTTAATATACAGATATGAAATACAGAACAACGTCAGCCTTAGCTGCGCGAGGAGGCAATAATTATGGAAGATCAGAACAAAAAACCGGAAGAAACGAATGGTTTCACATATGATCAGGAGAAAAGGGATGATCCTTACGCGGATGTCCGTAGGGAATCTGCTCCCTATACATTCGGTCCATTCGGACCCAATCAAAGCTATGATACGAATGGACAATCGAATCCAGATCAGCCGGCGAGAGCGCTGGATGTAACACCTACCTCTACGAAGGAATACCGTCCTTTCACCGTTTCGGGTGGCCCAGCTCGCAATGACTGGGGGAACAAGCCCCCTCGGCGTACTTCGTTCCGTGCAATCTTTGCTTCATTTTTAGTGGGGGTTCTTGTTGTTGGTGGACTGATGTTTACAGCTGATAGGCAGAACTGGTTTTCTTCCGAGTTACTCGGTGGGACTACTCAAGTGAAAGATACTTCTGTTAAAGCAGCGAGTAACCCAATCGCGAATACAAGCGATATCGTTCGTCCGAACAATATTGCTACAATTTTCAAGCAATCATCTCCTGCTGTTGTTAAGATTGAAACCTTTGCAAACGCGCCGAAGAGCAGTGGTGGCGGGATGCTAGACGATGACTTTTTCCGTCAGTTTTTCGGTGATGATAGCGGAAGCAGCAGAGGTGGCAACAATGATGATTCGAAAGGTGAGCTACAACCAAACGGTATGGGCTCGGGATTTATATTCGACTCTACGGGATACATTCTAACGAATCAGCACGTTATTGCGGGTGCTAAAGAAATTAAAGTCACGATAGAAGGATACGAAAAGCCTTTAGTTGCACAATTGCTTGGCTCGAGCTATGAGCTTGATCTAGCTGTACTTAAAATTGAAGGCAAAGAATTCCCAACCTTAAAGCTCGGTGATTCAAGCAGCTTGAACATGGGAGATTGGGTTGTAGCAATCGGGAACCCGTATGGATTTGAGCATACCATTACTGTAGGTGTTTTGAGCTCCAATGAGCGTAAGATTAGCATACAAGATACGGCTGGAACTCGTAATTACGAGCATCTCTTGCAAACGGATGCTTCTATTAATCCAGGCAACTCCGGCGGTCCCCTTCTTAATCTAAAGGGCGAGGTTATAGGGATCAATACGGCCGTCAGCACACAGGCACAAGGTATTGGTTTTGCTATTCCGACTAGCACGATTACAGAAGTGCTTGAACAATTGAAGAGCAATACGAAAATTCCGCAAAAGCCAGCACCATTCATCGGCGCTAGTCTTACTGATGTGACGGCGGATATCGCTAAGCGTTTAGGTCTTGATCTGGAAACAAAGGGCTCCTTCGTGACGGAGGTTCTGTTCAACACTCCAGCTTATAAAGGGGATCTCAGACAATACGACGTTATTACCGGGATAGATAATACGAGCTATAACACGTCTACAGATTTAATTGCTGCGATTAAGAAGAAGTCTGTTGGAGACAAGGTTGCCTTAAATGTACTACGCGGAGAAAAGAAAATAGATGTGACGGTTGAAATTGGGGATAAGAATGAATTCCAAACTCCAACTAAGTAAATAAATGTGGTGTTTTCAAAGCTGTAACCTATAATGAAAAATATATGAAATGTGGCGGGAAACCGGAATGAGGTTGTCCCGCCCTTGTTGTTTTTGCTTGTGTTAATTGTACAGGAGGACGAGCCCAATGAGACCCCATATCGCTGTTATTGATGATGATGAGAAAATTACTGCCCTGCTAAGGAGAAGCTTGGCATTTGAAGGCTACGAAATATCTACAGCTCCAGACGGCTCGGAGGGATTGAAGCTTCTTAATCAAAGGCAGGTAGACCTCGTTATTCTTGACGTGATGATGCCGAGAATGGATGGATGGGAAGTATGCAGACGACTTCGTGAAGCGGGGTTAACCTCGCCTATATTATTGCTAACTGCAAAGGATGAAGTGACGGACCGGGTTAAGGGATTGGATTTAGGTGCGGACGATTATCTCGTTAAGCCATTCGCCCTTGAGGAGTTAATGGCACGGGTGCGTGCTTTGCTGCGCAGACGTCCTGATAAGGCGGAAGAAGGGGGCAATTTCCGCTATGAGGATCTCCTGCTTGATGTGGATGGTCGGGAAACACTACGAGGAGATCGCAGAATTGAGCTGACGGCTAAAGAATTCGATTTACTGCATCTTTTTATGCAAAATCCTAAAAGGGTGCTTTCAAGGGATCTCATCATGGAGCGTATATGGGGATATGATTATAGCGGGGAGTCCAACGTGCTGGAGGTTTACGTCGCCATGCTAAGGCAGAAGCTGGAGGACAGCGGTGAAAGGCGATTGATTCAGACGGTGAGAGGCGCAGGATACGTTCTGAAGGGAGACAGCTAAGCATGTCCATCCGGCTACGATTAACCTTATGGTACTCGGGACTGTTCGCTGTCGCATTCGTGTTTTTCGGCATTATTGTATACAATGTGATCTACCATAACACGATGAATGATCTGGAGAGACGAATAACGCAGGTGGCAACTAAAGTCCAAGCAACAAGAACAGGCTTCTCCCAGTTTAATCTAAATTCTTCCGCTCCCGGCTTTAATGCCTCCATCATTGGCATTCAGCTTACCACTTATACGAAAGACCCGACTGGTATTGTTTCGGGTAAGTCCAACAATCTAGTCAATTGGAATATTACGTTTCCGTACCCTGATTATCAGCATGTCCATGAAAGATTTGTATCGCAAGATGTAGAGGGTGCGACATTCTTTATCTATGAAATACCTGTTGTGGATGATTCCCGCAATGGTGTAATTGGGTTGTTGCAGGTTGGAGTTTCCATCTATAACGAAATGAATTTATTTAATCAGCTGAGAACAATATTATGGATATCTGGAATCGGTGGATTGATTGCTGCGTTTGGGCTAGGCATGTTTCTTTCTCGCAAAGCGCTAATGCCGATCAACAGGGTTACAGAAGCTGCGGAGCGAATCCAGAGCGGCTCGGGGCTTGGTTTAAGAATTCCCCGGGAGAAGCCTAATGATGAGATCGGCAGGCTGACGGATACGTTAAATGGAATGCTTTCAGGTATGGAAAGGGCATATAAAAACTTGGAGGATTCCAATGCTGCGCAAAGAAGGTTCGTTTCCGATGCGTCTCATGAGCTTCGTACACCGTTAACTACCATTCGCGGTAACGTCGATTTGCTAGAGAAAATATGGCTTAACGACAAACGATTGAATCCAGATCATGTTGAAGAAGATCAAGAAAAGCAAGAGAGAGGCGCTTTGTCAGCAGTTGATATTCAGCAAATGTCTCTGGAATCGATAAGGGATATTGCTGATGAGGCGAGGCGGATGAGTGGCTTAGTCAATGATTTGCTGAGCTTAGCCAGGGCTGACGCTGGGTACTCCATGGAGATGGAAAGCTTGTCGTTGCGCGCCCTAGTGGAAGAGGCATCGCGCAGGGCTTCGTTCTTACCACGGAAATCGGAATGGGTGGTAGGTCCGATAGATGCTCTAGATGGTGTAGAGGTTCGGGGCAATCGGGACTACTTACTGCAATTGTTATTTATACTCATTGAGAATGGCTTTAAGTATACGCCATCTGGCTTCGTGCGCTTGTATGCTGTGCAATCTGCTGAGTATGTAGGTTTAACGGTTGCAGATACTGGAATTGGCATTAGTGCCGAGGAAGTACCTCATATATTCGAAAGATTTTATCGTGTCGATGTGTCGCGTGGTGAAACATCAGGAACGGGCTTAGGACTTTCCATTGCCAAGTGGATTGCCGATATGCATCAGGCCAAGCTCGAGGTCACGACCCAGCTTGGGGAAGGCACAGCTTTTACGCTGTGGCTGCCAATTATTAAGAGAGCTCCAGTAGAAGTGTAACACTATAAATTGAAGCAGCAGAACCGATAATCGGGACTGCTGCTTCTTTGACGCTCAGGTTACATTCAGGTTGCCTTTTCCCTGTCTCGGTAATAAGCTATAATAGAGTAAGAGTAGCTAAGCCCATCGCTCTCCTTGAAGAGATGATTCGTAATTTGGGCGGGAAAGCAGGCGTGTGAAATGGAAGTTGTAAAAATATCTCCTAGGGGCTATTGCTATGGCGTAGTAGATGCAATGGTGTTGGCGCTACAGACAGCGCGTAACCTTGATCTGCCTCGGCCTATCTATATACTAGGTATGATTGTTCATAATAGCCATGTAACGGAATCATTTAAAGCAGAAGGTGTTATTACGTTAGATGGAAGTGACCGTCTGGAAATTCTAGAGCAGATTGAGCAGGGC
This portion of the Cohnella abietis genome encodes:
- a CDS encoding methyl-accepting chemotaxis protein gives rise to the protein MAQWQRWLRSYGKGLNKIQRPNQSNVSALEDNASTSANPETLRHMVEEAVVISDRLQAAVSEVDSSMGQLNIIADRVTEQEEKLRENSKTAMTRLDEAFSSLQEVAAASQEIRGVTEELNSQSRKTKDVVIDVCRSLNHTDEVMNDLSKNHGTMEERVNGLIAQASKIGEINELIQEIVTQTSLLALNAAIEAAHAGEHGRGFAIVAQEIRKLAEQSGQAVKRSTSIVQNIESGIRQVVSSVEREKNSVSLGLEEMNKTREKMDIIFNSFSEVDVHVSKTLEFAVGQANLTAATNTMLEQVVESVGLTMGSVDDTLAQNKQQRTEINNLGRVSEQLKESADELVSAIQSTGGLVWEGAVATDTSRWTELLRTLTSNPDLAGMAMEVHREVLGSCLTRTTGMEAIWSNRSDGSFVYSEPAAGLLNARGREWWKRAMAGDIYISEVYISAITKRPCLTVSMSLRSNDGVAIGVIGIDIVVS
- the liaF gene encoding cell wall-active antibiotics response protein LiaF; this translates as MQSSTMHRMLWGIVVVIIGVVFLLNQTGLVSINIGQLMSTFWPVLLIVFGFQGLVQQRGNAYLWNLLTVIIGFLFLGRNMGWMDWSFSDMFRFIGPIAIIIWGFNMIFCGNRRKNKRRDEESKEQWSHFTPPTSSAPPGPPPAPPAWDEFDRRESGEFSQQPKQSYSEQSSSTSEGQSNPKKASFYGWEQRHEHRDWWKANDWHNPNRVNHSRFIGDVHLGNDYWELKPMSISHFIGDTTLDLTKAQIPIGETRVYVSSFIGDVKVYVPNDHSVGLQIVSSCLIGDVKVLDQKRGGFFNQMSVETPRYADTDKRVVLIVSSFIGDVRVTKVG
- the thrS gene encoding threonine--tRNA ligase, with the translated sequence MSVQVTLPDGAVRTYDAGVTVEDVAFSISPGLKKVAVAGKVNGKVVDVSTPISEDVALEIVTLDNAEGLEVMRHSTAHLLAQAIKRIYGADKVKLGIGPVIEDGFYYDIDLEQSITPEDLVKIEKEMDKIVKENLPITRREVSREEALRIFEEASDPLKLELIRDLPEGVAITIYDQGEFFDLCRGPHLPSTGRIKTFKLLSVAGAYWRGDSKNKMLQRIYGTAFAKKTELEEHLHFLEEAKKRDHRKLGRELKMFTFSREVGQGLPLWLPYGAKVRQTLERYIVDLEERLGYSHVYTPVLANVDLYKISGHWEHYQEDMFPKMTLDNEELVLRPMNCPHHMMVYKSDMRSYRDLPVRIAELGTMHRYEMSGALTGLHRVRAMTLNDAHIFCRMDQIKEEFTRVVNLIRQVYEDFGIKEYRFRLSYRDPKDTEKYWPDDEMWDTTQRMLREVVEELDLPFFEAEGEAAFYGPKLDVQIKTALGKEETLSTAQIDVLLPERFQLEYVGEDGKKHRPVVIHRGIISTMERMTAFLLENFAGALPLWLSPVQAKLIPVNPIYEPFVKEVEEKLQRAGVRVESDLRNEKLGYKIREAQLEKIPYMLVIGENESLNGTVSVRRRGEGDLGAQAVEEFVTRITGEIASKRID
- a CDS encoding RNA polymerase sigma factor, which encodes MNFLRDSNLPEAFWSEDEVLGELYTQMLKVVRHKLWHKSDAGDVVQEAWVRILEKRSTLRHKEKLIPWAKAIASNLASNANRARRHEKMFDHLEDEFAGTTPVFDSESMMELSDLLGRLDPVTRTLLLYKFYYGLKDAEIASALQLPVGTVKARIHRGKARLKTQAKAEESHT
- a CDS encoding sensor histidine kinase translates to MLKTVRTSKWASSIYAGLTAFALMVLLYYCWVNQTDNPPSIRTWLGWTSIIALGQMAISYGFAQSTQRKLDQMQLVMKQASAGHWDLRLPEVEGDAFTGANRELNHLLKQLESKLKLLQQLGEREALVEASSQEAAVLEERRRLARDLHDTVSQQLFALHMSASALPKLLERDADQAQRVMEQLIAMSSSAQRQMRGLIAQLRPMELQGRTLEEALERWFPEYCRQNGLQGTLEIQKKGLLSEAIEHQLFLVIQEAMANVVKHAEAQAVRLFLGETDSQISLTIEDNGSGFRGEQVREGAYGLSTMRERAQKLGGEAEIVTKLGSGTRVRVWFPKFESESL